DNA from Candidatus Bathyarchaeota archaeon:
ATCAGCTTATAGATGAGCTGGCGGGAAACCTTGATCCATTAACCTTAATTCTGCATGGTTCATTAGTTAAAGGATAGTTTATTGATAAATTTTCAGATATAGATATGGTTGTGATTTCACCTAAATTTGAAAATATTGAGTTTAAAGAACGTTTCATATGGCTTTTAGAAAAAACACAAAAATATTTCCCTAAAATAGATGTAACCGCTTATACGCCTCAAGAATTTCTTAAAACGATTAAAGAATTAAACCCTTTCGCTTTAGACGCAGCATTTTATGGCATAGCTTTATATGATAAAAATAAGTTTTGGCAAACTGCAATTAAAGAATTTAAAAAATATAAAAGAAAATATAACTTGAAGAAAACTGAAAGCAATGGATGGGTTTGGAGAAAACGCTTATAGCATCTAAAGCAAAACAGCAGTAAGCTTTTACTAAAAGCAAGCGATTCAATTAAATAGAAGAAAGATTGTTTAAAATGTAAATGTTATAGATAATATGCTGGGATAAAAAGAATGATTGCATCGTTAATTTTCATTTGCTCAAAAAAATCTTTTGTTATAATTAAAGCTTTTTTCACTTTATAAGATTTAATAAAGCTTCTTAAGCTTCTTGAAATTTTAGGAAACTTGAAACTTTGATATTTCACCTCCACAGGAATTATTTCATCTTTTATTCTAACTATAAAATCAACTTCTGCTCCAGCTATTGTTCTCCAGTAATTTATTAACGCCTCTTGAAAATTATTTTTTAAATTTAAAAACACAAAGTTTTCAATTAATGCTTCAGCATCAGTTCTTTTTTCAAGCGAATTAAAATTATCTATTACATAATTTCTTAAGCCTAAATCGAAGAAGTATAGTTTTGGAGCTTTCCTTAATTCTGTTATAGGATTTACGTAAAATGGTTGAATCAAGTCTACTATATATGTTTCTGATAAAATTGAAATTATTCTTTTAAGCTCTTTATAGTAGGTTTGGCATATTGAGCAAATCTCATTGTAATTTATCAAGTTTCCCATTAATGCTGCTAAAGTTCTAACAACACGCCTATATTTTAAAGCATCAGTTATTTTAAGGAATTCCACAACATCTTTTGAAATATACGTATCATAAATATTTTTTAATATCATTCTTTTAGTTTCAAAATCCTCCGCTTTTATCACAGCTGGATAACCGCCAAAAATTATATACTCTTCAAAAAATGAAGAAAACTCCTTAAAGAAGATATCTTTCTTGATTTCAATTTCCCCAGTTTGCAAGAATTCTTTTAAGCTTTTATTATTCTCCTCATAAATTTTCGTTAATCTAAAGTTTTTAGCAGCTAAAAATTCATGAAAGCTAAATGGAAACAATTCAAAGAAGAATATTCTGCCAACTAGAAACTTCGCCATAGCTCCGCTAATCTCTAACGAGGAGCTGCCGCTAACAATAAACTTAACATTCTCGAAAGTATCGTAAAGTAGTTTAAGTTTTTTTCCAGGATCCTTTACGTAATGATATTCATCCATTAAAAAGCAGTATTTACCTTCCTTTAATAGAAAGCTTTTAATATACGCTTTTGGGTTTGCTTCAAAAGCTTCAAGTATATCAGGGTCTTCAAAATTTAAGAAAACTGTGTTTACCCCTTTACTCTTTAAAATATTTTCTAAAATCTTTAGTAAAGTTGTTTTCCCGCTTTGCCTTGGACCTTTAATCGCGTAAGCCTCTCTCCTTTCCATCCATTTTAACATTTTTTCCTCTATATCTCTTTTAAAAATTAAATTATTTTCCATATTAATATTAGTTATTTTTACTATATTTAAATTTTACTAATGTTTATAAATTTAATTCGCAATACGCTAATTATTAAACAGAATTTTTAATTCAAACCATATAAGAAAAACCTCTACCGCGCTTAATATAAAAATAAGTATTTTACCATGGCAAGCTTTTCTTTTTCATTCAATAATCCTAAAAGTTAAAGCGCATATACTTCTTCTTATGCTTCCTTTATAATCAAATTTTAACTGTTTAATATTCAGAGTTAGCAAGCGTAACCTTTACCTTAATATAATAATGCTTTACAACTTCTAGGATTAAACTATAATTGAATTTTTAAGATTAAAGTTAATTTTAATTTTAGCTGTTGAAAATAATTAATTAAACTTTCTTCCCTCAACCTATCCATAATTGGTGATATGTAACAAGAATAAACAACAAGAAAACTAAGGTAAGTGAATAGCTTGAAGTGAGTTTAGCAAGTTTATACAATTGAGTCATATAAAAAATATTTATTCATGCAAAACTATTTAAAAGCTTTTGCAACTTGTTTATGAAGAAATAAATGCAACTAAAGCATTTTTTCGTTATATTATAAACTTTAGTTAGTTAATAGCAGTTTAAAGGCTGTTTAAAAAACTTAAAATATTCTTTTAATCCAGGAAATCTTATCGAAATCTTCATCATTTGAATATATCTCGGTTATACCTAATCTTTTCATTTGAGCTGCTATAACTAAATCATCCCATATATCCCAAGGTAAATTTAGCTTTAATTGAATAGTTTTCGCTTCCTCAAAATCTAGCGTTAAAGTTTCAATTTTATTTAAGGAAGTAAGCTTTTTTAAAAGCGAAAGAAAAACTGGAATAACATCCGCTTCTTTCTTCCATTTAAGGTAGCTGCATACTTGAGTTATAACTAGCGTAGAAGTAGCAGCTTGCTCTCCTTCCTCAATTCTTTTCAATATGTTTTTAGCTTTTACTCCATAAATTGGATCTGCAGCTAAATGATAAATAAACACATTAGAATCTATGAAGCGCATGATTCCTCTTTACCAGCTGCTTCTTCAATTTCATTTATTTCAACTTTCCCAACCTTAAGTAAACCCCAAGTTTCCTCCACTGTTAATCCTTTAGGCTTTAAAAGTATCGCGTCACCTGAAGCTTCAATCGTTAAAACATCACCTTCCTTAATTCCTAACAATGCTCTTAATTTGCTGGGAATGGTTATTCTACCTTTATTTCCAATTTTAATCTCCATTTTTATTTCCCTCTATATATTGGGAAAATATAACCTTATAAATTTTCTTCAACTTTAGAAGAGTGAATCTGCAAATGCGAGGGTCCAACCTAAATTTTTTATGCGGTTTTTAAGTATTCTTTAAAAACAACAGCAAATCTATAGAAATATACGGCTATAAAAGGAAGATAACATAAAAATTAATTTTTAGAAGATCATTTAAATTTGATGGGTTTTAAGCTTACAGGTGGCGATAAAGCTGCTGGAAAGCAATATAATAACCTATCTTTAAAAAAATATTAGGGAAATTAGGAAGAGTTGATTTCTTGTTTTTTAGCAATTAAGTTTGTTCTGCTGACTTTTGTTAAAGCTTGTTTAAATAGTTTCTGTGTTGGTTTTAAGTAAACTATATAAGATTATAAATGAGATTAAAATTGTTGAAATAAAATTGTACCTGAAAAAGAATAAAGACACCATGAAAATTAAAGTTTTAATATTTAATTCTTTTGTTAATGACTAAAAATAACAACCCACTAAAAGCCTTATTTGGTTGATTTAAGCTTATTTTAGCTCTTAGATTTTTAATAAGCTAAAAAGAATTTTAATAAAAGCTATAGGCTTATTTCTGAAGCGATGATATTTATACAACTAATAAATAATAAATTATAGTTGTTTAAGACGTTTAGTATATAAGCTTAAAATATTGCCTTAACATTATTTACATTAGATTTCAAATTGCATAAAAGTTTAGAAAACATTAATGAACCTTACAGAACTTTAGTGCAGAAGCTTCTTCAAGAGCTTCTTAAAGTTTTCGGAGATAGCCTAGTCTCCTTTGTGATATATGGCAGCGTTGCTCGAGGTAAAGCCGAAAAGGATAGCGATTTAGACATTCTGCTAGTTATTGAGCATTTGCCTAAATCAAGATTTGAAAGGCTAAATTTATTCAGCAAGGCTGAGGAAGAGCTTGAGCCGTTGCTGAATAAGCTTCTAGATGAAGGCTATGGCATAGCGCTATCTCCAATAATGAAATCTAAAGGAGAAGCCTTAAGGATGAGCCCCCTTTATCTTGATATGGTTGAAGATTCTATAATAATTTATGATAAAGGCGAATTCTTTAAGAACATTCTTCAAAGACTTAAGAAAAGGCTAAAGGAGCTTGGTGCTGAAAGAGTATGGATTGGCAAAAAATGGTATTGGAGGCTTAAGAAGGAGTTTAAGCTTGGTGAAGTGATAATTATTGAATAACATTGAATTAGCTAAATCAAACCTTAGGCAGGCAGAAGAAAGGTTTAAGCATGCAAAAGAAGCTTTAGAAGCTGGCAATTACCCTTATGTAATAAGGCAATGTCAAGAAGCTGTAGAGCTTTCTTTAAAAGCAGCTCTTAGAATTGCTGGCGTGGAACCTCCTAAGTGGCATGATGTAGGGCCAATCTTACGTAGAGAAAGATTAAGATTTCCACAATGGTTTCAAGAGATAATAGATGAGCTGGCTTCAATATCAAGATCTTTAAGAAGAGAGAGGGAGTTCTCCATGTATGGCGATGAAGAAACGGGAGTGTCAGCTGAAGAGCTTTATACTAAGATAGATGCGTTGCAAGCGGTTACTAACACCGAAAAGATTTTAAAGGCTGTAAACAAGCTTCTAAGCAAACCTTGAATATAGCTTAACCATTGCAAGGGCTTTCAGTTCTAACATATTTTTAGCTTTTAGAATATTCGAGATTGTTAAAGCGTTAAAGAAAAGCTTGCTTGATGTAAAGTTCATGCAAAATAAGGGTTAAATAAGTTTTAATCTTTAATTAATGAGCCTTTATCTACAACTTCTATTTCGCTAACGCAGTATTTGCTTATAGTAACGGTTTTGCTATTGCTTTATTCGTTTAAGCTTATCAACAAAATTGTTATATCCATCTTCTTCTTTAAGCTCATTGAAAACGCGTTTAATAAATGGAACGTTGTCAAAACCTTTATCTAACGAGTAGATTTCATTCACGCCATATCTTTTCATAACTGATAAGTTGATTAAATCTGAAATGCCTAGTGGAAAGCGACCGTAAAGCTTTGCTGCTTCAAGTTCATCTTCTAAAGTTGGATGAACCACCTTAATGTTAGTTAACGTTATGAAGCTGTGGAGGAAGCTGCTGAGGCGGGAAGCTTTATATCGAGAAAACCATATAAGAACCTCATCCTTCACCAAGCTGCTTGTTAAAGCTTCTTCACCATCTTGAATTTTAACTAAGATATAACCGCAAAGAGAGATGCTTTCCTTGTTTAAAGCTTCATTAAGAGTTGCTTGCCCCCATTTAATAAATATCGTTGCATCAATGAACCTCATTCTTAGCTCCTCTTAAGTTTCTCCTTTACTTCTTCTACCACCGCTTCCTCGATTTCGCTCAATTTTCGCGCTTCACCACTTGTTAGCCCTATCATAGCGAAGACAGGATCCTCAGGCAGCGTTCTCATTATATATATAAGCTTGTTACCTTCCATAACGAAATCTAGCTCATCCCCTATTTTAATCGGTATCTTACTTCGGGCTTCTTCAGGAATCGTAAGCCGGAAACCGCTTAATATTTTAACTTTTATTTTTTCCATTTTGCATCACCAAAAATACAAAAATAAAATGCATTAATATAAATTTTAGGAAAGAGCATGCAGCTCAATTTGAAGCTTTTCCATGAGTAATTTTGATGCATCTGGAAAGCTTAACTATCCATGAAAAAGCTTCAGCATGCTTTATAGCGTATATTTTTGTTTTACAAGTTTTAGAAAGATTTTGAGTTAAGCATAGCTATATTGCTGTATGGCTTTAGGTTTAAAGGTTTTCAAGCGTAGCTAATAGGCTTAAGCTTGAAAGCGTATCATGTGTTTTAATCAATAAAAGCATTTAAGCTTTATTAGGAATCCCCTTTCAGCTGCTTGACTATTTTATTAAAAAGGCTTAGGTATAAATGAAGCTTAAGTTTATTGTTACTCAATGTTCCATCAACTTGTATATTTCAGGGTTATATAAGTTTTATTTCAGAGAAATAACTAAATTTGATGCAGCTTCAAGTTTAATATCCCTCTTTAATGATAACTTTGCGTTTTCTAAGGTAATCTCTAAACATAATACATATGCTCATCATTAAATAATTTTAATGAAAATAACGTTAATGCTGCTAAAGAATATAGGATTAAAGCCTATTAGTATAATTCAGGAGCTGAAAGAGTTATAAAGCTAAGCATAAAGGCAAAAATAAAACTTATATAAACCCTTGAAAACATGCGTTACTCAATATTTTCCTCAGTTTTTCTATCTCAACCATAACATTCTTGCTTAAAAACGAATTTAAACTAAGATTTATACCCCCCTCCTAGGGGGATGGGACCCCTTACAATGCTGATTGATTTTCAAGTTTATTTTTGATTTTTCTCTGATTTACAAGCTTATTTTTGAATTTTAACTTTTGATTTTTAAGCTATTTAATGTTTTTATGGTTTCCTGCTTAGGATATTAACTATGTTTTAAATTGTTTTTGCTTTCTTAAAAGAAGTAAATTCAGTTTTTAATAATGGAAATAGAAGCTTAAAACTAAAAATAAACGATGATTTTTATAGGAAAATAAAAAATGTGGAGTTTAATTTTTTATTAAGCTTATTTCTTTAAGTATTTTTTTAAATTCATCTTCTTTAAGCGAAGCTTTTCTTCCAGCTTCATAAATTTTCTCTATTTTATTTTTAATTTCATTTAATTGATCTTCAGTTGGGCTTAACCCAGTTAATTCTTCAACCTTAAATTTTAATACTGCTTTTCCAGAATGTTTCCCTATAGTTATTCTACGCTTATTTCCAACAAGCTCAGGTGGATAAGGCTCATATGTTAATGGATCATTTAAAACACCAGCTGTATGAATTCCGCTTTCATGCGCGAAAGCGTAATCCCCTACTATAGCTTTATTAGGCGGCGTTACATAGCCTGTAGCTTTCCCAATAAAATCAGCTAACTGCTTTAACTTTTTGGTTTTACCCTCAAATTTTTTAACGTTATAATGCATGTAAAGATTCATTATTATTTTTTCTGTTTCAGCGTTTCCAGCTCGCTCGCCTATGCCAAGGAAGGTTGTGCTAACATAAATTTTATCCCAAACTCCTGAAGCAGCGATTATAGCTGCCATAGTGTTTTCAACAGCATTCCCAAAATCATCATGCGCGTGAATTTCTACGCTTTCAATTTTTGTTTCATTTTTAACAGCTTTAATTTTAGCTGGTATACCATGCGGTAAAAACGCGTTAGGGTTTGATAAACCTATGCCTACAGTATCGCATATTCTATAGCATTCAGCTCCAGCTTCAGCAACCGCGTTTATAAATTTTTTTTCAAAGTTCCAATCAGCTCTAGTGCTGTCTTCACCATGAACAAAAACTTTTAAGCCTTGATCTTTAGCTGCATATTCAACAACTTCAACAACTCTATTAAGAAGCTGCTCTTCGCTTTTATCAGGCCATTTAGCTTTAAAATGAATATGCGATACTGGATGCGAAATTCCAATTTCGTTAAAACCGCATTTTAAAGCGTCATCCACATCTTCTTTAACAGCTCTGCACCAACCAGCTACCCTTATATTTAAATTCATATCTTTAATTAATTTTACAGCTTTTTTATCTGATGGATGATAATGATGAAGCTCTATTCTTTCAACTCCAATTTCATCCATAAGCTTAGCTATTTCAGCTGCATCTTCAGGTGTTACAGATAAACCAGGCATTTGAACACCGTCTCTTAAAGTTGTATCATCTATTATAGGCTCCGTTTTTAATGAAAGCTTATTAAAGAAAACTTTATATTCCATCATTTTTTAATTCCTTTAAACTCGCTTTGCTTAATGAAGCTTAAAATTTAATGATTTTAACATTTTTAAATTTTTCTCATTTTATAGCCTTTATTCGCTTATTTCCTTTATTATTTATTCAGTAAACTTGCTTTCTATTAATTTTTTCATATATAAATTTTTTGTTTTAAAAAATAAATATTTAAATAACTTTAAAAATTGTTAAATGTTTATTCAAAGTGAGGGCGTTAAAAATGAAGAATTTAGATGAATTAGATTTAAAAATAATAGGGCTTCTTCAAGAGGATTGTCGGTTAAGCTTTAATAAAATAGCGAGAAAACTTGAGTTATCTGTTGGCACAGCCTACAATAGAATTAAAAATTTAGAGAAGAAAGGGGTTGTGAAAGGTTATACCGCTATTATAGATCCAGTTAAAATTGGATATAATTTAACAGCAATAATATTGATTCAAGCTGAAGGAAAATATCTTTTAAAAGTTGAAAGCGAAATTGCAAAAATGAATAATGTAGTTTTAGTTTATGATATTACTGGAGACTTCGATATTGTTGTAATCGCTAGATTTAAAGATAGAAGCGACTTAAATAATTTTGTGAAAAATATTTTAGCGATGCCTTATGTAAAAAGAACAGTTACAAATGTGGTTCTTAACGTTATTAAAGAAGATTTTAAAACTCCTAAAATTTAATTTTCGTTTAAAAAGCTTAATTAAAAAAGTTTTTAGTTAAAAAATTCCATTGGTTAAGTTAGAAATTTTTATATTAACCAAGTTTAAAGGTATTCTAAAAAGAAGGGGAGCGTTGATGCAGGCTTGGAGAAAG
Protein-coding regions in this window:
- a CDS encoding AbrB/MazE/SpoVT family DNA-binding domain-containing protein, which codes for MEKIKVKILSGFRLTIPEEARSKIPIKIGDELDFVMEGNKLIYIMRTLPEDPVFAMIGLTSGEARKLSEIEEAVVEEVKEKLKRS
- a CDS encoding HEPN domain-containing protein, giving the protein MNNIELAKSNLRQAEERFKHAKEALEAGNYPYVIRQCQEAVELSLKAALRIAGVEPPKWHDVGPILRRERLRFPQWFQEIIDELASISRSLRREREFSMYGDEETGVSAEELYTKIDALQAVTNTEKILKAVNKLLSKP
- a CDS encoding type II toxin-antitoxin system VapC family toxin — its product is MRFIDSNVFIYHLAADPIYGVKAKNILKRIEEGEQAATSTLVITQVCSYLKWKKEADVIPVFLSLLKKLTSLNKIETLTLDFEEAKTIQLKLNLPWDIWDDLVIAAQMKRLGITEIYSNDEDFDKISWIKRIF
- a CDS encoding type II toxin-antitoxin system VapC family toxin; protein product: MRFIDATIFIKWGQATLNEALNKESISLCGYILVKIQDGEEALTSSLVKDEVLIWFSRYKASRLSSFLHSFITLTNIKVVHPTLEDELEAAKLYGRFPLGISDLINLSVMKRYGVNEIYSLDKGFDNVPFIKRVFNELKEEDGYNNFVDKLKRIKQ
- a CDS encoding AbrB/MazE/SpoVT family DNA-binding domain-containing protein, whose translation is MEIKIGNKGRITIPSKLRALLGIKEGDVLTIEASGDAILLKPKGLTVEETWGLLKVGKVEINEIEEAAGKEESCAS
- a CDS encoding ATP-binding protein, encoding MENNLIFKRDIEEKMLKWMERREAYAIKGPRQSGKTTLLKILENILKSKGVNTVFLNFEDPDILEAFEANPKAYIKSFLLKEGKYCFLMDEYHYVKDPGKKLKLLYDTFENVKFIVSGSSSLEISGAMAKFLVGRIFFFELFPFSFHEFLAAKNFRLTKIYEENNKSLKEFLQTGEIEIKKDIFFKEFSSFFEEYIIFGGYPAVIKAEDFETKRMILKNIYDTYISKDVVEFLKITDALKYRRVVRTLAALMGNLINYNEICSICQTYYKELKRIISILSETYIVDLIQPFYVNPITELRKAPKLYFFDLGLRNYVIDNFNSLEKRTDAEALIENFVFLNLKNNFQEALINYWRTIAGAEVDFIVRIKDEIIPVEVKYQSFKFPKISRSLRSFIKSYKVKKALIITKDFFEQMKINDAIILFIPAYYL
- a CDS encoding nucleotidyltransferase domain-containing protein, translating into MNEPYRTLVQKLLQELLKVFGDSLVSFVIYGSVARGKAEKDSDLDILLVIEHLPKSRFERLNLFSKAEEELEPLLNKLLDEGYGIALSPIMKSKGEALRMSPLYLDMVEDSIIIYDKGEFFKNILQRLKKRLKELGAERVWIGKKWYWRLKKEFKLGEVIIIE
- a CDS encoding isopropylmalate synthase — protein: MMEYKVFFNKLSLKTEPIIDDTTLRDGVQMPGLSVTPEDAAEIAKLMDEIGVERIELHHYHPSDKKAVKLIKDMNLNIRVAGWCRAVKEDVDDALKCGFNEIGISHPVSHIHFKAKWPDKSEEQLLNRVVEVVEYAAKDQGLKVFVHGEDSTRADWNFEKKFINAVAEAGAECYRICDTVGIGLSNPNAFLPHGIPAKIKAVKNETKIESVEIHAHDDFGNAVENTMAAIIAASGVWDKIYVSTTFLGIGERAGNAETEKIIMNLYMHYNVKKFEGKTKKLKQLADFIGKATGYVTPPNKAIVGDYAFAHESGIHTAGVLNDPLTYEPYPPELVGNKRRITIGKHSGKAVLKFKVEELTGLSPTEDQLNEIKNKIEKIYEAGRKASLKEDEFKKILKEISLIKN
- a CDS encoding Lrp/AsnC family transcriptional regulator; translated protein: MKNLDELDLKIIGLLQEDCRLSFNKIARKLELSVGTAYNRIKNLEKKGVVKGYTAIIDPVKIGYNLTAIILIQAEGKYLLKVESEIAKMNNVVLVYDITGDFDIVVIARFKDRSDLNNFVKNILAMPYVKRTVTNVVLNVIKEDFKTPKI